Proteins co-encoded in one Gouania willdenowi chromosome 1, fGouWil2.1, whole genome shotgun sequence genomic window:
- the LOC114465531 gene encoding solute carrier family 22 member 7-like, producing the protein MKFEDILADIDGFGRFQIIIIVISFLGRFTMPCHFMLNNFVAAVPPHHCDISSLDDGGMFQNLSQAERLTVSIPVQQDGTPSSCRMFEEPQYTLLSNPTNTTGTITVPCQNGWVYDKTTLKSTVTSQWDLVCDNKGKNKVTATIFFIGVMFGAVSFGSLSDRFGRRILLLVSYVSGMLFAIASAFSTSFLMFAMLRFFTGFCITGIIIISSVLSVEWVDIEHRKLVGVIDSLSWTFGNTAFAAIAYLVNDWRWLIVSVTSPLILAIITWRWMPESARWLIAHGKLTQALTYLQKCAKINRKGDCIYKLQTETLSSIVVTENQDRSYSYFDLIRTPKMRKLALRTGILWFCIATTFYGISFNITGFGLNIYLTQFTYALIELPAKIGIYYLLDKIGRRSCEAGSLLLAGTCLGINIFIPKEMSVARTVVAIIGKGFSSAAFGTIVLYSSELYPTVIRQNGMGFNSFMARFGVAISPLILLLEDVWKDLPQIILCCVAVIGGMVARTLPETRNKCLPETIEDIEQCKDY; encoded by the exons ATGAAGTTTGAGGATATTCTTGCTGATATTGATGGATTTGGAAGATTTCAGATCATAATCATAGTTATCAGCTTCCTTGGTCGATTCACGATGCCCTGCCACTTCATGTTGAACAATTTTGTGGCAGCTGTGCCACCTCACCACTGTGACATCAGCTCTCTGGATGATGGAGGTATGTTTCAGAATTTATCCCAGGCGGAGAGGCTCACCGTTAGCATCCCAGTCCAGCAGGACGGGACACCGAGCTCCTGTCGGATGTTTGAAGAGCCTCAGTATACTCTGCTCTCTAACCCCACCAACACAACTGGCACAATTACAGTGCCGTGCCAGAATGGATGGGTTTATGACAAGACAACATTGAAATCCACCGTGACCtctcag TGGGACCTGGTATGTGATAACAAGGGGAAAAACAAAGTCACTGCTACCATCTTCTTTATTGGAGTTATGTTTGGAGCCGTGTCCTTTGGAAGTCTCAGTGACAG GTTTGGTCGGAGAATCCTGTTACTTGTGTCCTATGTGTCTGGGATGCTTTTTGCTATTGCCAGTGCTTTTTCCACATCCTTTTTGATGTTTGCAATGCTGAGGTTCTTCACTGGGTTTTGCATCACcggcatcatcatcatctctagTGTTCTCA GTGTGGAGTGGGTGGACATAGAGCACAGAAAACTGGTGGGAGTTATCGACAGTTTATCCTGGACATTTGGAAACACAGCATTTGCAGCTATCGCCTATTTAGTAAATGACTGGCGGTGGTTGATTGTTAGCGTTACATCACCTTTGATTTTGGCCATCATCACTTGGAG GTGGATGCCTGAATCAGCACGTTGGCTCATTGCCCATGGAAAGCTGACACAAGCTCTGACCTATTTGCAAAAATGTGCCAAGATTAATAGAAAAGGGGACTGTATTTACAAGCTTCAAACAGAG ACACTATCCTCTATTGTTGTGACAGAGAACCAAGATCGTTCCTACTCATATTTTGACTTAATCCGCACACCCAAGATGAGAAAACTGGCTCTGCGTACCGGAATTTTATG GTTTTGCATTGCAACAACATTTTATGGCATCAGTTTTAACATAACTGGCTTTGGACTCAACATTTATCTCACCCAATTCACCTATGCATTGATTGAACTCCCAGCCAAAAtaggtatttattatttattggatAAAATTGGCCGGAGAAGCTGTGAGGCGGGATCTCTGCTGCTGGCTGGCACTTGTCTCGGAATCAATATCTTCATACCAAAAG AGATGTCTGTTGCCAGAACCGTGGTGGCAATCATAGGAAAAGGCTTTTCTTCTGCAGCCTTTGGAACAATTGTTCTGTACAGCTCTGAGCTGTATCCCACTGTCATCAG acaGAACGGTATGGGCTTCAACTCCTTCATGGCTCGGTTTGGTGTGGCCATATCCCCTTTAATCCTCTTACTGGAGGATGTATGGAAGGATCTGCCGCAGATCATCTTGTGCTGTGTGGCTGTCATTGGAGGAATGGTGGCCAGAACGCTGCCAGAGACCCGCAATAAGTGCCTACCTGAGACCATTGAAGATATTGAACAATGCAAGGACTACTGA
- the LOC114462364 gene encoding pre-mRNA-splicing factor ATP-dependent RNA helicase DHX15 has product MSKRHRLDLGDDYSSSKKRSEGRDRDRDRDREDRPRDRDRDRDRDRERDRDRDSKPLSAPSNTTAAGPSLAPLKQLIMQQQVNPFTNLPHTPRYYEILKKRLQLPVWEYKENFSDIITRHQSFVLVGETGSGKTTQIPQWCVDMVRGLPGPKRAVACTQPRRVAAMSVAQRVADEMDVMLGQEVGYSIRFEDCSSAKTILKYMTDGMLLREAMNDPLLERYGVIILDEAHERTLATDILMGVLKEVVRQRPDLKVIVMSATLDAGKFQVYFDSCPLLTIPGRTHPVEIFYTPEPERDYLEAAIRTVIQIHMCEEDEGDCLLFLTGQEEIDEACKRIKREVDDLGPEVGDIKIIPLYSTLPPQQQQRIFEPPPPRKPNGAIGRKVVVSTNIAETSLTIDGVVFVIDPGFAKQKVYNPRIRVESLLVTAISKASAQQRAGRAGRTRPGKCFRLYTEKAYKTEMQDNTYPEILRSNLGSVVLQLKKLGIDDLVHFDFMDPPAPETLMRALELLNYLASLNDDGDLTELGSMMAEFPLDPQLAKMVIASCEFNCSNEILSITAMLSVPQCFVRPTEAKKAADESKMRFAHIDGDHLTLLNVYHAFKQNNDSNQWCYDNFVNYRSLASADNVRMQLSRIMDRFNLPRRSTEFTSRDYYINIRRALCTGFFMQVAHLERTGHYLTVKDNQVVQLHPSTVLDHKPEWVLYNEFVLTTKNYIRTCTDIKPEWLVKIAPQYYEMSNFPQCEAKRQLERIVAKLESKEYSQY; this is encoded by the exons ATGTCCAAAAGACATCGCTTGGACCTTGGGGATGACTACTCGTCCAGTAAAAAACGATCTGAAGG GAGAGACAGGGACCGTGACAGAGATCGTGAGGATCGGCCCAGAGACCGGGACCGAGATAGGGATCGTGATCGCGAGAGAGACCGGGACAGAGACTCCAAGCCATTGAGTGCCCCCTCTAACACAACAGCAGCTGGGCCCAGCTTAGCACCACTCAAGCAATTGATTATGCAGCAGCAGGTCAACCCTTTCACCAATCTGCCGCACACACCTCGATACTACGAGATTCTGAAGAAGAGGCTACAACTTCCTGTGTGGGAGTACAAGGAAAACTTCAGTGACATCATTACACGTCATCAGAGTTTTGTGTTGGTTGGAGAGACTGGCTCTGGGAAGACGACTCAG ATTCCACAGTGGTGTGTGGATATGGTCAGGGGATTACCTGGTCCGAAGAGGGCCGTAGCTTGTACGCAGCCCAGGAGAGTGGCAGCCATGAGCGTAGCTCAAAGGGTGGCTGATGAAATGGACGTCATGCTTGGTCAGGAGGTTGGATACTCCATCCGATTTGAGGACTGCAGCTCTGCCAAAACCATACTCAA GTACATGACAGATGGTATGTTGCTAAGAGAAGCCATGAATGACCCGCTGCTGGAGAGATATGGTGTGATCATATTGGACGAGGCCCACGAGAGAACTCTAGCAACAGATATCCTGATGGGCGTGCTCAAGGAAGTGGTTCGTCAGAGGCCAGATCTTAAG GTTATCGTCATGAGTGCCACCCTGGATGCAGGAAAGTTCCAGGTGTATTTTGACAGCTGTCCTTTGCTGACTATTCCTGGGCGTACACACCCTGTAGAGATCTTTTACACCCCTGAGCCTGAGCGAGACTATCTCGAGGCAGCAATCCGTACGGTCATCCAGATTCACATGTGTGAGGAAGATGAAGGAGATTGCCTTCTCTTTCTTACGGGTCAAGAG GAAATTGACGAAGCCTGCAAGCGGATCAAGAGGGAGGTGGATGACCTCGGACCGGAAGTCGGAGACATTAAAATCATTCCACTCTATTCCACATTGCccccacagcagcagcaacggATCTTTGAGCCCCCACCACCAAGGAAGCCCAACGGGGCTATAGGAAGGAAG GTGGTGGTGTCGACAAACATCGCTGAGACCTCTTTAACTATTGATGGtgtggtttttgtcattgatcCTGGATTCGCCAAGCAAAAG GTGTACAATCCACGTATTAGAGTTGAGTCTTTGCTGGTCACTGCCATCAGTAAAGCTTCAGCTCAGCAGAGGGCGGGACGTGCCGGAAGAACACGTCCCGGGAAATGTTTCCGCCTTTACACAGAGAAGGCTTACAAAACAGAGATGCAG GATAACACGTACCCAGAGATTCTTCGGTCAAACTTGGGGTCTGTCGTGCTGCAGCTGAAAAAACTTGGTATTGATGATCTTGTGCATTTTGACTTCATGGATCCACCAG CTCCAGAGACTTTAATGAGAGCCCTCGAGCTGTTGAACTACTTGGCATCACTGAATGATGACGGTGACCTGACAGAGCTGGGCTCTATGATGGCAGAGTTCCCTTTGGACCCCCAACTGGCAAAGATGGTCATCGCAAGCTGCGAGTTTAACTGCTCCAATGAGATCCTCTCCATCACTGCCATGTTGTCAG TCCCACAGTGCTTTGTCCGTCCCACGGAGGCTAAGAAGGCTGCAGACGAGTCCAAGATGAGGTTTGCTCACATTGACGGAGACCACCTGACGCTGCTCAACGTCTATCACGCCTTCAAGCAAA ATAATGACTCGAATCAGTGGTGTTATGACAACTTTGTCAACTACCGTTCACTGGCGTCTGCTGACAACGTGCGGATGCAGCTGTCCAGGATCATGGACCGCTTCAACCTGCCTCGCCGCAGCACAGAGTTCACCAGCAGAGATTACTACATCAACATACGGCGGGCGCTCTGCACCGGCTTCTTTATGCAG GTGGCTCATTTGGAGCGCACTGGTCATTACCTTACAGTCAAAGACAACCAAGTCGTTCAGCTTCACCCATCTACAGTCCTGGACCACAAGCCTGAGTGGGTGCTCTACAATGAATTTGTCCTCACGACTAAAAACTACATCCGTACATGCACAGACATCAAGCCAGAGtg GCTGGTGAAGATAGCGCCCCAGTACTATGAAATGAGCAACTTCCCTCAATGTGAAGCGAAGAGACAGCTGGAGCGAATTGTTGCCAAACTAGAGAGCAAAGAGTATTCCCAGTATTGA
- the LOC114462368 gene encoding extracellular superoxide dismutase [Cu-Zn]-like — protein sequence MLSHLHRPMDFIWSVSTLGAVLVLLAGSQQWVSAHSDSVAPPEVSQYNGTLYATCRMKPSTTLPDDLPKVYGRVVFMQEYPQGKLRISLSLNGFPSGDGPQARAVHIHQYGDLSHGCDATGGHYNPHGADHPNHPGDFGNFEPRQGRITTQMESEATLFGNVSVIGRAVVIHEKMDDLGQGGDSGSLLHGNAGRRLGCCVIGISSADQWNRNQKLLARRLRI from the exons ATGCTCTCACATCTACACAGACCAATGGACTTCATATG GTCAGTGAGTACTTTGGGAGCTGTCCTTGTTCTACTGGCCGGTTCTCAACAATGGGTCTCAGCCCACAGTGACTCTGTGGCTCCACCGGAGGTCTCGCAGTACAATGGCACTCTGTATGCCACCTGCAGGATGAAACCCAGCACCACTCTGCCTGATGACCTCCCCAAAGTTTACGGCCGTGTAGTTTTCATGCAGGAATATCCTCAGGGAAAGCTTCGAATAAGTCTCTCCTTGAATGGCTTCCCCTCGGGGGACGGTCCACAGGCTAGAGCAGTTCACATCCATCAGTACGGAGACCTGAGCCATGGATGCGATGCCACTGGGGGCCACTACAATCCACATGGTGCAGATCATCCCAACCACCCAGGAGACTTTGGAAACTTTGAGCCCCGACAGGGCAGAATCACCACACAGATGGAATCAGAGGCGACCCTGTTTGGAAATGTGTCTGTGATTGGGAGGGCAGTAGTGATTCATGAAAAGATGGACGACTTAGGACAAGGTGGAGACTCAGGGAGCCTCCTGCATGGGAATGCAGGCCGGAGGCTTGGCTGTTGTGTCATTGGGATTTCCTCTGCAGATCAGTGGAATAGGAACCAAAAGTTGTTGGCCAGACGTCTGAGGATCTAG
- the LOC114464955 gene encoding coiled-coil domain-containing protein 149-like isoform X1 gives MESNRRSESDRQGLLSEFLVCKRKLESKKEALLILSKELDSCQQERDQFKLMANQLRERHQGLKKKYTELIDGDPSLPPEKRNQVNLAQLLRDSRDKSTQLSEEVKELKQRLAEAQGDNKLLRMTITKQRLGDEEVGARHFPAHEREDLVRQLERLREQMEVLELTVKSLSDELQDVRAERDVFQQKAHRLNVEMNHIVGNDEIRILDIDALCMENRYLHERLSQLQEEVNLLKTNLVKYKSALECRKNSKSGKPNSSALTGVLSAKQVKELLLSEENSCSLPVTPQSISDLKSLATALLETIHEKNMVIQHQRQINKILGNRVAELEKKLKTLELSGLWSLPGLTYNVSLGFHGRGKDAIILNTQEVESSQSSGKEGDKRSENVFSDIRSSIEVNDKTVESPTVSDSHDAETPQPNPCQQTLSSQADEEGYGHSLAAVDYTASASRERWSDSSFTGTPLIKTLPLDPCCSQQRSESAEQREEELAEGLKEENTLSIITEEMLNVVLSAAAEEKQSGVESSQQVAANDNQQT, from the exons ATGGAGTCGAACCGGAGGAGCGAGAGCGACAGGCAGGGTCTGCTCAGTGAG TTCCTGGTTTGTAAGAGGAAGCTGGAGAGTAAGAAAGAGGCGCTGCTGATCCTCTCTAAGGAGCTGGATTCATGTCAGCAGGAGAGAGATCAGTTCAAACTGATGGCCAATCAGCTCCGTGAGCGACACCAAGGACTCAAGAAGAAATACACGGAGCTCATT GATGGAGATCCTTCCCTGCCTCCTGAGAAAAGAAACCAA GTGAATTTAGCTCAGCTTCTGAGAGACTCGAGGGATAAAAGCACTCAGCTCTCTGAGGAGGTGAAGGAGCTGAAACAAAGACTGGCTGAAGCTCAGGGTGACAACAAG CTCCTACGAATGACGATCACAAAACAGAGGCTGGGAGACGAAGAGGTCGGCGCTCGACACTTTCCCGCACACGAGAGGGAAGATTTGGTCCGACAGTTAGAAAGATTAAGAGAACAG ATGGAGGTGCTGGAGCTCACTGTGAAGTCGCTCTCTGACGAGCTTCAGGATGTTCGAGCTGAGCGAGACGTCTTTCAACAGAAAGCCCATCGGCTCAACGTGGAGATGAACCACATTGTGGGGAACGATGAGATCCGGATTTTAGACATTGACGCTCTTtgcatggaaaacag GTATTTACATGAGAGGCTGAGTCAGCTTCAAGAAGAAGTCAACCTGCTCAAAACAAATCTGGTCAAGTACAAG AGTGCCCTGGAGTGTAGGAAAAACTCTAAAAGTGGGAAACCCAACAGCAGTGCTCTGACTGGAGTGCTTTCTGCTAAACAAG TAAAGGAGCTGTTACTGTCGGAGGAGAACAGCTGCAGTCTGCCAGTGACTCCCCAGTCCATCTCCGACCTCAAGTCTCTCGCCACTGCTCTACTGGAGACCATTCATGAGAAGAACATGGTGATTCAGCACCAGCGGCAGATCAACAA AATACTTGGAAACAGGGTAGCAGAGCTGGAGAAGAAGCTAAAAACACTGGAGCTATCGGGACTTTGGAGCCTTCCAG GGCTGACTTATAATGTCTCTCTGGGATTTCATGGAA GAGGTAAAGATGCCATCATACTGAACACTCAGGAAGTGGAATCATCTCAATCCTCTGGAAAAGAAG GTGACAAGAGGTCTGAAAATGTATTCTCTGACATACGGAGCTCCATCGAAGTAAACGACAAAACCGTTGAATCTCCAACAGTGTCAGATTCACACGATGCAGAGACTCCCCAACCCAATCCCTGCCAGCAGACACTCAGTTCTCAGGCAGATGAAGAAGGCTATGGACACTCACTGGCTGCAGTGGATTATACGGCTTCAGCAAGCAGAGAGCGTTGGAGTGACTCATCCTTCACAGGGACACCTCTAATAAAAACTCTCCCATTGGATCCCTGCTGCTCACAGCAGAGATCTGAGTCAGCAGAACAAAGGGAGGAGGAGTTAGCTGAAGGCCTCAAAGAAGAAAACACACTCAGTATAATCACAGAGGAAATGCTGAATGTGGTTctatctgctgctgctgaggagaAGCAAAGCGGTGTTGAATCCAGTCAGCAGGTGGCAGCTAATGATAATCAACAGACATGA
- the LOC114464955 gene encoding coiled-coil domain-containing protein 149-like isoform X2, with the protein MESNRRSESDRQGLLSEFLVCKRKLESKKEALLILSKELDSCQQERDQFKLMANQLRERHQGLKKKYTELIDGDPSLPPEKRNQVNLAQLLRDSRDKSTQLSEEVKELKQRLAEAQGDNKLLRMTITKQRLGDEEVGARHFPAHEREDLVRQLERLREQMEVLELTVKSLSDELQDVRAERDVFQQKAHRLNVEMNHIVGNDEIRILDIDALCMENRYLHERLSQLQEEVNLLKTNLVKYKSALECRKNSKSGKPNSSALTGVLSAKQVKELLLSEENSCSLPVTPQSISDLKSLATALLETIHEKNMVIQHQRQINKILGNRVAELEKKLKTLELSGLWSLPGGKDAIILNTQEVESSQSSGKEGDKRSENVFSDIRSSIEVNDKTVESPTVSDSHDAETPQPNPCQQTLSSQADEEGYGHSLAAVDYTASASRERWSDSSFTGTPLIKTLPLDPCCSQQRSESAEQREEELAEGLKEENTLSIITEEMLNVVLSAAAEEKQSGVESSQQVAANDNQQT; encoded by the exons ATGGAGTCGAACCGGAGGAGCGAGAGCGACAGGCAGGGTCTGCTCAGTGAG TTCCTGGTTTGTAAGAGGAAGCTGGAGAGTAAGAAAGAGGCGCTGCTGATCCTCTCTAAGGAGCTGGATTCATGTCAGCAGGAGAGAGATCAGTTCAAACTGATGGCCAATCAGCTCCGTGAGCGACACCAAGGACTCAAGAAGAAATACACGGAGCTCATT GATGGAGATCCTTCCCTGCCTCCTGAGAAAAGAAACCAA GTGAATTTAGCTCAGCTTCTGAGAGACTCGAGGGATAAAAGCACTCAGCTCTCTGAGGAGGTGAAGGAGCTGAAACAAAGACTGGCTGAAGCTCAGGGTGACAACAAG CTCCTACGAATGACGATCACAAAACAGAGGCTGGGAGACGAAGAGGTCGGCGCTCGACACTTTCCCGCACACGAGAGGGAAGATTTGGTCCGACAGTTAGAAAGATTAAGAGAACAG ATGGAGGTGCTGGAGCTCACTGTGAAGTCGCTCTCTGACGAGCTTCAGGATGTTCGAGCTGAGCGAGACGTCTTTCAACAGAAAGCCCATCGGCTCAACGTGGAGATGAACCACATTGTGGGGAACGATGAGATCCGGATTTTAGACATTGACGCTCTTtgcatggaaaacag GTATTTACATGAGAGGCTGAGTCAGCTTCAAGAAGAAGTCAACCTGCTCAAAACAAATCTGGTCAAGTACAAG AGTGCCCTGGAGTGTAGGAAAAACTCTAAAAGTGGGAAACCCAACAGCAGTGCTCTGACTGGAGTGCTTTCTGCTAAACAAG TAAAGGAGCTGTTACTGTCGGAGGAGAACAGCTGCAGTCTGCCAGTGACTCCCCAGTCCATCTCCGACCTCAAGTCTCTCGCCACTGCTCTACTGGAGACCATTCATGAGAAGAACATGGTGATTCAGCACCAGCGGCAGATCAACAA AATACTTGGAAACAGGGTAGCAGAGCTGGAGAAGAAGCTAAAAACACTGGAGCTATCGGGACTTTGGAGCCTTCCAG GAGGTAAAGATGCCATCATACTGAACACTCAGGAAGTGGAATCATCTCAATCCTCTGGAAAAGAAG GTGACAAGAGGTCTGAAAATGTATTCTCTGACATACGGAGCTCCATCGAAGTAAACGACAAAACCGTTGAATCTCCAACAGTGTCAGATTCACACGATGCAGAGACTCCCCAACCCAATCCCTGCCAGCAGACACTCAGTTCTCAGGCAGATGAAGAAGGCTATGGACACTCACTGGCTGCAGTGGATTATACGGCTTCAGCAAGCAGAGAGCGTTGGAGTGACTCATCCTTCACAGGGACACCTCTAATAAAAACTCTCCCATTGGATCCCTGCTGCTCACAGCAGAGATCTGAGTCAGCAGAACAAAGGGAGGAGGAGTTAGCTGAAGGCCTCAAAGAAGAAAACACACTCAGTATAATCACAGAGGAAATGCTGAATGTGGTTctatctgctgctgctgaggagaAGCAAAGCGGTGTTGAATCCAGTCAGCAGGTGGCAGCTAATGATAATCAACAGACATGA